In a single window of the Osmerus eperlanus chromosome 4, fOsmEpe2.1, whole genome shotgun sequence genome:
- the LOC134018583 gene encoding adhesion G-protein coupled receptor G7-like: MEETIQGFNFPTTTIGWFGYSKQKCGPNTSSGNVPRASARCTGQYGNPKFDTPNFLQCDITFSNIQGNLSMNTSDLLQLASSTQILTSNPETLTADNVTKAIDITNTLLERSSNISEAVAVAALTTVSQLLEASVPDSVAEMSLNLARSLENILQGSDETSLVAQPNLAVQSVVLTSNNTVGVQFSALTGLSGSFAADRIRLNTNASELVSDDREPTDVQIFIRLSPGVPRRSSDISVGFVLYQNDRFFRSRDFRALLGSHRRVISGNVKGAGRMGFDHVEMVFRPVNVPNTTLYDFACVSWNYTKSEWSTEGCYKFKVSLEALHCFCNHTTNFAALMG, encoded by the exons ATGGAAGAAACCATTCAAGGGTTTAATTTCCCAACAACTACCATCGGTTGGTTCGGTTATTCTAAGCAGAAGTGTGGACCTAATACATCGAGTG GGAATGTGCCAAGGGCTTCAGCAAGGTGTACCGGTCAATATGGGAATCCAAAGTTTGATACCCCAAATTTCTTACAGTGTGACATAACTTTCAGCAACATTCAAGGAAAT CTATCCATGAACACATCTGATTTGCTGCAGTTAGCGAGCAGCACTCAGATTCTGACGTCAAATCCAGAGACTCTAACAGCTGATAATGTTACCAAGGCGATTGACATCACCAACACCCTCCTTGAAAGGTCTTCAAATATCTCGGAG GCAGTTGCCGTGGCAGCATTGACCACTGTTAGTCAGCTGCTGGAGGCTTCTGTACCGGACAGTGTGGCAGAGATGTCTTTAAA CCTAGCTAGAAGTTTAGAGAATATCTTACAGGGGTCAGACGAGACATCTCTAGTGGCCCAGCCCAACCTCGCTGTCCAGTCTGTCGTACTAACCAGTAACAACACAGTCGGCGTCCAGTTCTCTGCACTAACAG GATTATCTGGTAGTTTTGCTGCTGATAGAATTAGACTGAATACCAATGCGTCTGAACTTGTGTCTGACGATCGAGAGCCCACTGATGTCCAGATATTCATTAGATTATCACCAG GAGTGCCGCGTCGAAGTTCTGACATCTCTGTTGGATTTGTGCTCTACCAGAACGACAGGTTCTTCAGGTCAAGGGATTTCAGAGCCCTCTTGGGCAGTCATAGAAGGGTCATCTCGGGAAATGTGAAAGGAGCTGGAAGGATGGGTTTTGACCATGTGGAAATGGTCTTCAGACCAGTT AATGTCCCCAACACAACCCTCTATGACTTTGCATGCGTGTCCTGGAACTACACCAAAAGTGAATGGAGCACAGAAGGGTGCTACAAATTCAAAGTTTCCCTTGAGGCCCTGCATTGTTTTTGCAATCATACCACCAACTTTGCTGCTCTAATG GGTTGA
- the LOC134019539 gene encoding adhesion G-protein coupled receptor G7-like, which translates to MNTSDLLQLASSTQILTSNTEILTADNVTKAIDITNNLLERSSNISEAVAVAALTTVSQLLEASVPDSVAETSLNLARSLENILQGSDETSLVAQPNLAVQSVVLTSNNTVGVQFSALTGLSGSFAADRIRLNTNASELVSDDREPTDVQIFIRLSPGVQRRSSGISVGFVLYQNDRFFRSRDFRAHLDSRSRVISGNVKGAGRMGANHVEMVFRPVNVPNTTLYDFACVSWNYTKSEWSTEGCYKFNVSPEALHCFCNHTTDFAALMASVLSQLCLYCPQLGTSVYHMLGV; encoded by the exons ATGAACACATCTGATTTGCTGCAGTTAGCGAGCAGCACTCAGATTCTGACGTCAAATACAGAGATTCTAACAGCTGATAATGTTACCAAGGCGATTGACATCACCAACAACCTCCTTGAAAGGTCTTCAAATATCTCGGAG GCAGTTGCCGTGGCAGCATTGACCACTGTTAGTCAGCTGCTGGAGGCTTCTGTACCGGACAGTGTGGCAGAGACGTCTTTAAA CCTAGCTAGAAGTTTAGAGAATATCTTACAGGGGTCAGACGAGACATCTCTAGTGGCCCAGCCCAACCTCGCTGTCCAGTCTGTCGTACTAACCAGTAACAACACAGTCGGCGTCCAGTTCTCTGCACTAACAG GATTATCTGGTAGTTTTGCTGCTGATAGAATTAGACTGAATACCAATGCGTCTGAACTTGTGTCTGACGATCGAGAGCCCACTGATGTCCAGATATTCATTAGATTATCACCAG GAGTGCAGCGTCGAAGTTCTGGCATCTCTGTTGGATTTGTGCTCTACCAGAACGACAGATTCTTCAGGTCAAGGGATTTCAGAGCCCACTTGGACAGTCGTAGCAGGGTCATCTCTGGAAATGTGAAAGGAGCTGGAAGGATGGGAGCCAACCATGTGGAAATGGTCTTCAGACCAGTC AATGTCCCCAACACAACCCTCTATGACTTTGCATGCGTGTCCTGGAACTACACCAAAAGTGAATGGAGCACAGAAGGGTGCTACAAATTCAACGTTTCCCCTGAGGCCCTGCATTGTTTTTGCAATCATACCACCGACTTTGCTGCTCTAATGGCAAGTGTCCTCTCTCAACTCTGTCTTTACTGCCCTCAGCTGGGAACTTCGGTTTACCACATGCTTGGGGTGTAA
- the LOC134018579 gene encoding nascent polypeptide-associated complex subunit alpha, muscle-specific form-like isoform X1 — protein sequence MAAAPPAPSESNAPASALARPPPPSLSEGGLNVNCVAPHVHKPPAIPLLSSLPSALLSPPQLDVSAAPPSKDMPSKASLSSPASAVVAPALGIAPKAETPSPEDSTSEAASPAEASHKEAPKAASLKASPFAFTVTCQPAAPAPMSFWTALPLSVPKRAAVDQVQEQEAHVAVAAPVEAFAEKAQLSYGSGATKEWVDTCPKGPAGEEEGLTAASVVAAPLPASATTSVPAAIEKPLDFETPTSFVHWSSAPSPCNAEETSGATSALVGVDVVAPKAVPPAAALVQYSEEVDDLPPLISPKEYILQDPSSPPTKSPPIAPPSLVSAPSVNPIFITGPPPDLQDPTTAQPVVKNNKGSATDSDSDESVPELEEQDSAQAQTHQAQLAAAAEIDEEPVSKAKQSRSEKKARKAMSKLGLRQVAGVTRVTIRKSKNILFVIPKPDVYKSPASDTYIVFGEAKIEDLSQQAQLAAAEKFKVQGEAVSSIQENTQTPTVQEESEEEEVDETGVEVKDIELVMSQANVSRAKAIRALKNNNNDIVNAIMELTM from the exons ATGGCTgctgcccctccagccccgTCTGAATCTAACGCTCCTGCATCTGCTCTAGCCAgacccccgcctccctctctgtctgaggggGGACTAAACGTCAACTGCGTTGCGCCACATGTCCACAAGCCACCTGccattcctcttctctcctctctaccctctgccTTGTTATCTCCCCCCCAACTGGATGTCAGTGCTGCGCCGCCATCAAAGGACATGCCATCCAaagcttccctctcttccccagccTCGGCTGTAGTCGCCCCCGCCCTAGGCATCGCCCCCAAGGCAGAGACCCCTTCTCCAGAGGATTCGACATCCGAAGCGGCGTCTCCGGCCGAGGCGTCGCACAAAGAGGCTCCGAAAGCGGCGTCGCTCAAAGCTTCCCCGTTTGCGTTCACGGTGACCTGCCAGCCTGCTGCCCCTGCACCCATGTCGTTTTGGACGGCTCTCCCCCTTAGCGTCCCCAAGAGAGCTGCCGTCGATCAAGTACAGGAACAGGAGGCACACGTGGCCGTCGCCGCACCTGTGGAGGCCTTCGCTGAAAAGGCTCAACTGTCCTATGGGTCTGGGGCTACCAAGGAGTGGGTAGACACGTGTCCCAAAGGGCCggctggggaggaagagggtttAACCGCTGCTTCCGTTGTCGCTGCGCCATTACCAGCTTCTGCCACTACCTCTGTGCCTGCTGCCATTGAAAAGCCACTCGATTTTGAAACGCCAACAAGCTTTGTCCATTGGTCTTCTGCACCTTCTCCATGCAATGCAGAGGAGACCTCGGGGGCCACCTCTGCCCTTGTTGGTGTGGATGTCGTCGCTCCGAAAGCGGTTCCCCCAGCAGCTGCCCTGGTTCAGTACTCTGAAGAGGTTGACGATCTTCCCCCACTGATTTCACCAAAGGAGTACATACTCCAAGACCCATCATCTCCACCAACCAAGTCCCCTCCAATAGCCCCTCCGTCACTTGTCTCTGCACCTTCTGTAAACCCCATCTTCATCACTGGTCCCCCACCAGACCTCCAAGACCCCACCACAGCCCAGCCTGTGGTCAAGAACAACAAGG GGTCGGCAACAGATTCAGACAGTGACGAGTCTGTCCCAGAGTTGGAGGAGCAAGATTCAGCCCAGGCACAAACACATCAAGCTCAG CTTGCTGCCGCTGCTGAGATCGACGAGGAGCCAGTCAGCAAAGCAAAACAGAGCAGAAGTGAAAAGAAAGCAAGAAAG GCCATGTCCAAGCTGGGTCTGCGTCAGGTGGCAGGAGTGACGAGAGTCACCATCAGGAAGTCTAAGAACATCCTGTTTGTCATCCCGAAGCCAGACGTGTACAAGAGCCCAGCATCTGACACGTACATTGTATTTGGTGAAGCCAAG ATTGAGGACCTTTCACAACAAGCTCAGTTAGCAGCTGCAGAGAAGTTTAAGGTCCAGGGAGAGGCAGTGTCCAGTAtccaggagaacacacaaacaccaacagtacaggaggagagtgaagaagaggag GTGGATGAGACTGGCGTGGAGGTCAAGGACATTGAACTGGTGATGTCACAAGCCAATGTGTCACGAGCGAAGGCGATCCGCGCACTaaagaacaacaacaatgaCATTGTCAATGCCATCATG gAGTTGACCATGTAG
- the LOC134018579 gene encoding nascent polypeptide-associated complex subunit alpha-like isoform X2 — MPGEATETVPIMEQDLLQPQAETGSATDSDSDESVPELEEQDSAQAQTHQAQLAAAAEIDEEPVSKAKQSRSEKKARKAMSKLGLRQVAGVTRVTIRKSKNILFVIPKPDVYKSPASDTYIVFGEAKIEDLSQQAQLAAAEKFKVQGEAVSSIQENTQTPTVQEESEEEEVDETGVEVKDIELVMSQANVSRAKAIRALKNNNNDIVNAIMELTM; from the exons ATGCCAGGAGAAGCCACAGAGACAGTTCCCATTATGGAACAGGACCTGCTACAGCCTCAGGCAGAGACAG GGTCGGCAACAGATTCAGACAGTGACGAGTCTGTCCCAGAGTTGGAGGAGCAAGATTCAGCCCAGGCACAAACACATCAAGCTCAG CTTGCTGCCGCTGCTGAGATCGACGAGGAGCCAGTCAGCAAAGCAAAACAGAGCAGAAGTGAAAAGAAAGCAAGAAAG GCCATGTCCAAGCTGGGTCTGCGTCAGGTGGCAGGAGTGACGAGAGTCACCATCAGGAAGTCTAAGAACATCCTGTTTGTCATCCCGAAGCCAGACGTGTACAAGAGCCCAGCATCTGACACGTACATTGTATTTGGTGAAGCCAAG ATTGAGGACCTTTCACAACAAGCTCAGTTAGCAGCTGCAGAGAAGTTTAAGGTCCAGGGAGAGGCAGTGTCCAGTAtccaggagaacacacaaacaccaacagtacaggaggagagtgaagaagaggag GTGGATGAGACTGGCGTGGAGGTCAAGGACATTGAACTGGTGATGTCACAAGCCAATGTGTCACGAGCGAAGGCGATCCGCGCACTaaagaacaacaacaatgaCATTGTCAATGCCATCATG gAGTTGACCATGTAG